The genomic window tattatGGACATTATTGTGGAGACAAGAGTATGAATCATGaaaacagccaatcagatgaAGAGTTCTGAGGTCACCTGATCATGCGGGACTGGAACTGGGCAATGGAGTACGACCCAGAGTTCTGTAGCGCCACCTGTGTCGCCATGGAGAACTTCCAGCCTCTGAGGAGACGGGGAGCAACGAATCATCAAACACCAGCTGTAAACATTAAACCAGCCAAGCTACAGGCGCTAATGCTAACGCGCTAACCTGTCAGCGATGGCTTTAGCCATGAAGTAATCCTCCGCGATGTACTGAGCGAAGGCGACCAATCCCCCGGCTTGATCCAACACGTCCTTTCTCATCAGGCACGACATCCCCGTCACACACTTTATCCCCGTCACGTTAGCAGAGATGTAGGAGCGAGGGTGGGACGTCCCGAAATACACCTAAACACAGGTTAGCATTAGCATATGTTAGCACTTATAAACACaggttagcattagcatctgtTAGCACTTATAAACCGTCACGTTAGCAGAGATGTAGGAGCGAGGGTGGGACGTCCCGAAATACACCTAAACACAGGTTAGCATTATCATATGTTAGCACTTATAAACACaggttagcattagcatctgtTAGCACTTATAAACCGTCACGTTAGCAGAGATGTAGGAGCGAGGGTGGGACGTCCCGAAATACACCTAAACACAGGTTAGCATTATCATATGTTAGCACTTATAAACACaggttagcattagcatctgtTAGCACTTATAAACCGTCACGTTAGCAGAGATGTAGGAGCGAGGGTGGGACGTCCCGAAATACACCTAAACACAGGTTAGCATTATCATATGTTAGCACTTATAAACACaggttagcattagcatctgtTAGCACTTATAAACCGTCACGTTAGCAGAGATGTAGGAGCGAGGGTGGGACGTCCCGAAATACACCTAAACACAGGTTAGCATTATCATATGTTAGCACTTATAAACACaggttagcattagcatctgtTAGCACTTATAAACNNNNNNNNNNNNNNNNNNNNTGGGACGTCCCGAAATACACCTAAACACAGGTTAGCATTATCATATGTTAGCACTTATAAACACaggttagcattagcatctgtTAGCACTTATAAACCGTCACGTTAGCAGAGATGTAGGAGCGAGGGTGGGACGTCCCGAAATACACCTAAACACAGGTTAGCATTATCATATGTTAGCACTTATAAACACaggttagcattagcatctgtTAGCACTTATAAACCGTCACGTTAGCAGAGATGTAGGAGCGAGGGTGGGACGTCCCGAAATACACCTAAACACAGGTTAGCATTATCATATGTTAGCACTTATAAACACaggttagcattagcatctgtTAGCACTTATAAACCGTCACGTTAGCAGAGATGTAGGAGCGAGGGTGGGACGTCCCGAAATACACCTAAACACAGGTTAGCATTATCATATGTTAGCACTTATAAACACaggttagcattagcatctgtTAGCACTTATAAACCGTCACGTTAGCAGAGATGTAGGAGCGAGGGTGGGACGTCCCGAAATACACCTAAACACAGGTTAGCATTATCATATGTTAGCACTTATAAACACaggttagcattagcatctgtTAGCACTTATAAACCGTCACGTTAGCAGAGATGTAGGAGCGAGGGTGGGACGTCCCGAAATACACCTAAACACAGGTTAGCATTATCATATGTTAGCACTTATAAACACaggttagcattagcatctgtTAGCACTTATAAACCGTCACGTTAGCAGAGATGTAGGAGCGAGGGTGGGACGTCCCGAAATACACCTAAACACAGGTTAGCATTATCATATGTTAGCACTTATAAACACaggttagcattagcatctgtTAGCACTTATAAACCGTCACGTTAGCAGAGATGTAGGAGCGAGGGTGGGACGTCCCGAAATACACCTAAACACaggttagcattagcatctgtTAGCACTTATAAACACaggttagcattagcatctgtTAGCACTTATAAACACaggttagcattagcatctgtTAGCACTTATAAACACaggttagcattagcatctgtTAGCACTTATAAACACAGGTTAGCATTAGNNNNNNNNNNNNNNNNNNNNTAAACACaggttagcattagcatctgtTAGCACTTATAAACACaggttagcattagcatctgtTAGCACTTATAAACACaggttagcattagcatctgtTAGCACTTATAAACACaggttagcattagcatctgtTAGCACTTATAAACACAGGTTAGCATTAGTATCTGTTAGCACTTATAAACCGTCACGTTAGCAGAGATGTAGGAGCGAGGGTGGGACGTCCCGAAATACACACGCCTCATTGGCTTTAAAGGCTAGTTCTAAACATACTTTAACATGACGTTAGCATTGCTATGCGATTGCTAAAAGTTTTGATCGCATGCAAACCTGGAAGCCAGCCAGAAGACTTAGCTTGAGGTTCGCTTGTTAGCTTTTACCTGCTCCAGTGTGGCGGCGAAGCCTTGGCGGTCGGCAACATATGGCAACCCATGGACCAATCCCACCTTCTCTGTCATCTGATTGGTCAGATCTGTCAGGGTGTCAGGTttcactgccacacacacacaaacacagagttaGCATTAGCAGGTAGGACGAACGTGTCTCGGCGTCGACAGTAAAAATGAGACTGTCCTGACCTCTGATGCCTCTGTCACAGATCCAGACCAGGCCATATTTGGCTCCTTCGTAGCCCGGCATCAGGTTGTTGATCTTGGGGTTGATTCCAACTTTCTTCCCCCCTGAGAACCGAAGAACaacacatgctaacattagccgcTAACAAAAGGCGAGTTACATGTTGTTAGATGATGTTGACAACAGCGGAACAAGTCTAACAACAAAAGTCTCACCGATGAATAATCGAGCGTCCACGTTGGGATATTTTCCCAACAACTTTTTACAGACGTCAACAGCTGGATCGTCCTGGTCCTGAACGCACAGCAGGATCTCGTactgcaaaacaaaaaggtTCAAATTACTGTACAAACCCCTGGAACGGGTCAGGTTTGGTTCTACTGTAGTCAGGGGTAGTTAAACAGTAGCTTAGGGCAACCAGATGGTAGCTGGGGCAGCCACAGAGCAGAGACACAGTAGTCAGGTGGTAGGAGTCAGGTGGTAGGAGTCAGTGGTAGGAGTCAGGTGGTAGGGGGCGGGGCAGTCAGTGGTAGGAGTCAGTGGTAGGGGGCGGGGCAGTCAGTGGTAGGAGTCAGTGGTAGGGG from Micropterus dolomieu isolate WLL.071019.BEF.003 ecotype Adirondacks unplaced genomic scaffold, ASM2129224v1 contig_2284, whole genome shotgun sequence includes these protein-coding regions:
- the ugcg gene encoding ceramide glucosyltransferase (The sequence of the model RefSeq protein was modified relative to this genomic sequence to represent the inferred CDS: added 114 bases not found in genome assembly), with amino-acid sequence VKQPFVQLAGVSLLKPLKGVDPNLISNLETFFTLDYPKYEILLCVQDQDDPAVDVCKKLLGKYPNVDARLFIGGKKVGINPKINNLMPGYEGAKYGLVWICDRGIRVKPDTLTDLTNQMTEKVGLVHGLPYVADRQGFAATLEQVYFGTSHPRSYISANVTGIKCVTGMSCLMRKDVLDQAGGLVAFAQYIAEDYFMAKAIADRGWKFSMATQVALQNSGSYSIAQFQSRMIRWTKLRINMLPGTVLEPVSECFLASLIIGWAAHYVFRWDMMVFFMCHCLAWFLSDYIQLTGVQGGPLCFSKLDFAVAWFIRESMAVQIFLSALWDPTISWRTGRYRLRCGGTAEEILDV